In one Nocardia tengchongensis genomic region, the following are encoded:
- a CDS encoding RICIN domain-containing protein encodes MLKGIRRSVIVLLAAIAALTIASSTASADSLQIRSGMNGFCLDIQGANPDPAPVVSYPCNGQANQAWYWDGQQIRSGMNGFCLDIQGANPDPAPVVTYPCNGQANQAWYRNGAEIRSNLNDFCLDIQGANPDPAPVVTYPCNGQANQRW; translated from the coding sequence GTGCTGAAAGGCATTCGTAGATCTGTCATTGTATTGCTGGCGGCTATCGCCGCATTGACTATAGCGTCGTCTACGGCGTCAGCTGACAGCCTGCAGATCCGTAGTGGTATGAATGGTTTCTGTCTCGATATTCAGGGGGCGAACCCTGATCCGGCGCCCGTCGTCTCGTACCCGTGCAACGGTCAAGCCAATCAAGCCTGGTATTGGGACGGCCAGCAGATTCGCAGTGGTATGAATGGTTTCTGCCTCGATATCCAAGGGGCGAACCCTGATCCGGCGCCCGTCGTCACGTACCCGTGCAACGGTCAAGCCAATCAAGCCTGGTACAGGAATGGCGCGGAGATCCGTAGCAATCTGAATGACTTCTGCCTCGATATTCAGGGGGCGAACCCTGATCCCGCACCGGTCGTCACGTACCCGTGCAACGGTCAAGCCAATCAACGCTGGTAA
- a CDS encoding alpha/beta hydrolase domain-containing protein — translation MTGSISLISTFFPLSEVGYVAEEYFLSGTAGSYRLTGSAGDDGEWATEPDGLAPFTTRLVVYRPVEGYCGTAVVEWLNASSGADAPPIWLLAHRHLIRSRMAWVGVSAQYAPIHGGSVMAAAAEGDDTWSSVVLPPLKQSDPVRYADLSHPGDAYGYDIYRQAGELVRTLLPGTRQLLAAGQSQSAATLVTFVNAVAPHGSPYDAYLIDGRPGRPATLTGWEGGDELDGGTRVRADSTAPVLMLQTETDVVGLMRSIGSRQPDSDRFRLWELPGAAHADTYLVGAAFTDSGSLSAEELAERMAPRRNPLGVDFPEPINSGPQHHYVVQRAIAALSQWADGGPAPAQADRLTVSAGELVLDVHGNALGGIRTPWLDVPLAVLSGLGQENGGPAIMFGCTRPLPGPPPDDYLPAFRAATDKAVAAGFLLAEDVPEILAMAAANQALSTKNGS, via the coding sequence GTGACTGGTTCGATCAGCCTGATCTCGACGTTCTTCCCACTGTCCGAGGTCGGTTACGTCGCCGAGGAGTACTTCCTATCCGGCACGGCCGGGTCCTACCGCTTGACCGGTTCGGCCGGTGACGACGGGGAGTGGGCGACCGAGCCGGACGGTCTCGCGCCGTTCACGACCAGACTCGTGGTGTACCGGCCGGTCGAGGGCTACTGCGGAACCGCTGTCGTGGAGTGGCTCAACGCCTCTTCCGGTGCGGACGCGCCGCCGATCTGGTTGCTGGCTCACCGGCATCTGATCCGGTCCCGGATGGCCTGGGTCGGGGTTTCCGCGCAGTACGCGCCGATTCACGGCGGCAGCGTCATGGCTGCGGCGGCCGAGGGGGACGACACCTGGAGCTCGGTCGTGCTGCCGCCGTTGAAGCAGTCGGATCCGGTGCGGTACGCCGATCTGTCGCATCCAGGGGATGCCTACGGCTACGACATCTACCGGCAGGCGGGAGAACTGGTTCGAACGCTGCTGCCGGGGACCCGGCAGTTGCTCGCGGCGGGGCAGTCTCAATCCGCGGCCACGCTCGTGACATTTGTGAATGCGGTTGCGCCGCATGGTTCGCCGTACGACGCGTACCTCATCGACGGGCGGCCGGGCCGCCCCGCCACGCTGACCGGCTGGGAGGGAGGCGACGAGCTGGACGGCGGTACGCGAGTGCGTGCGGATTCGACCGCACCGGTGCTCATGCTCCAAACCGAGACCGACGTGGTCGGCCTGATGCGATCGATCGGCTCCCGCCAGCCCGATTCCGACCGCTTCCGGCTCTGGGAACTGCCCGGCGCCGCGCACGCGGACACCTACCTCGTCGGCGCGGCGTTCACCGACTCGGGCTCCCTGAGTGCGGAGGAACTGGCCGAGCGGATGGCGCCGCGACGCAATCCACTGGGCGTCGATTTCCCCGAGCCGATCAATTCCGGTCCGCAACATCACTACGTCGTGCAGCGAGCCATCGCGGCGCTGTCCCAATGGGCCGACGGCGGACCCGCTCCGGCGCAGGCCGATCGGCTCACGGTATCCGCCGGTGAACTGGTGCTGGACGTTCACGGCAACGCGCTGGGCGGCATCCGCACACCATGGCTGGACGTACCCTTGGCCGTGCTGTCCGGGCTCGGACAGGAGAACGGCGGCCCGGCAATCATGTTCGGCTGCACGCGACCCCTCCCGGGACCCCCTCCGGACGACTACCTCCCGGCATTCCGGGCGGCAACCGACAAGGCGGTGGCGGCAGGTTTCCTGCTGGCCGAGGATGTACCGGAAATCCTCGCCATGGCAGCCGCGAATCAAGCGTTGAGCACCAAGAACGGATCCTGA
- a CDS encoding TetR/AcrR family transcriptional regulator, with protein MKEAASTTNHQGALRADARRNRERILETAVRVFSERGADVPIDTIAKAAGVGSATLYRHFPTREELVEAAYRNELARVCDSAAELLAELAPDRALRLWMDRFIDYLAAKHGMADALRAAVASGADPFAETLDKLGAAIAALLHAGAEAGLLRSDVDPLDVGFSLAGIALVTSAPDQRERAGSLLDLLLDGLRYGTDR; from the coding sequence ATGAAGGAAGCGGCCTCGACCACCAACCACCAGGGCGCGTTACGCGCCGATGCCCGCCGCAACCGGGAGCGCATCCTCGAAACGGCGGTGCGGGTCTTCTCCGAACGAGGCGCGGACGTTCCCATCGACACGATCGCCAAAGCCGCCGGTGTCGGCTCGGCCACGCTCTACCGCCACTTCCCCACCCGTGAAGAGCTGGTTGAGGCGGCCTATCGCAACGAACTGGCTCGCGTCTGTGACAGCGCCGCCGAGCTGCTGGCCGAACTCGCCCCGGACCGGGCTCTACGTCTGTGGATGGACAGGTTCATCGATTACCTGGCAGCCAAGCATGGCATGGCCGACGCCCTGAGGGCGGCGGTCGCTTCCGGCGCCGACCCGTTCGCCGAGACCCTCGACAAGCTCGGCGCCGCGATCGCCGCCCTGCTGCACGCCGGAGCCGAAGCAGGCCTCCTGCGCTCGGACGTCGACCCCCTCGACGTCGGCTTCAGCCTCGCCGGCATCGCACTGGTCACCAGCGCTCCCGACCAACGCGAACGAGCCGGCAGCCTGCTCGATCTGCTCCTCGACGGGCTCCGCTACGGCACAGACCGATAA
- a CDS encoding dihydrofolate reductase family protein produces MTFKTVYHTATSLDGFLATPDHNLDWLLSRQVDWDGPLGLNRFAAGAGAIAMGASTYQWINANSTEPWPYNMPTWVFTHREFPAFDDGRDVRLTSKPVEVVHQEMAAAADGKDLWLMGGGELVGQFADQGLLDEIIVSIAPVTLGAGAPLLPRRLELKTTEVAHNGEFACVRYSVVR; encoded by the coding sequence GTGACCTTCAAGACCGTCTACCACACCGCTACCAGCCTCGACGGCTTCCTGGCGACCCCCGATCACAACCTGGATTGGCTGCTGTCTCGGCAGGTCGACTGGGACGGCCCGCTGGGACTGAACCGGTTCGCGGCCGGTGCGGGCGCGATCGCCATGGGCGCGAGCACCTATCAATGGATCAATGCGAATTCCACCGAGCCCTGGCCTTACAACATGCCGACCTGGGTGTTCACCCATCGCGAGTTCCCGGCCTTCGACGACGGCCGCGACGTCCGATTGACCTCGAAGCCGGTGGAGGTCGTACACCAGGAGATGGCCGCGGCCGCCGACGGCAAAGACCTCTGGCTGATGGGCGGCGGCGAGCTGGTCGGTCAATTCGCCGATCAGGGCCTGCTGGACGAAATCATCGTCTCCATCGCCCCCGTCACGCTGGGTGCGGGCGCACCCCTGCTCCCCCGCCGTCTCGAACTGAAGACCACCGAAGTCGCCCACAACGGCGAATTCGCCTGCGTGCGTTACTCGGTCGTGCGCTGA
- a CDS encoding DUF397 domain-containing protein, with product MKDEVAKANWFKSSYSQAGQECVEVAFLDGMVGVRDSKDANGPVLVFTPRDWDVFTGGVSGGAFDHPNG from the coding sequence GTGAAAGATGAAGTCGCCAAGGCCAACTGGTTCAAGAGCAGCTACAGCCAGGCCGGCCAGGAGTGTGTCGAAGTGGCGTTCCTCGACGGGATGGTCGGCGTCCGTGATTCGAAGGATGCGAACGGGCCGGTGCTGGTTTTCACGCCGCGGGATTGGGATGTGTTCACCGGCGGTGTGAGCGGCGGCGCGTTCGATCATCCGAACGGCTGA
- a CDS encoding TetR/AcrR family transcriptional regulator: MPRIDAPTVAEHRANQEQALLDAARRLLLEGGPSAVTPAAVGAVAGLGRSGVYKYFRSGGEMLARIVADSFAEWGERVRAAVEQCDTADDQVVAYVRVTLELAGAGAHRVAVLGGGRPGDPAARETLAGHHRDLAAPLQVALAERGDPDPELTSELVNGALGRAIDQLDAGHPVDQVTRGTLEFLCRALQITETH, encoded by the coding sequence ATGCCGAGGATCGATGCGCCTACTGTCGCCGAGCATCGGGCCAATCAAGAACAGGCCCTGCTCGACGCCGCGCGCAGGTTGTTGCTCGAGGGTGGGCCGAGTGCGGTCACACCGGCTGCGGTGGGTGCGGTCGCCGGGTTGGGGCGAAGTGGTGTCTACAAGTACTTCCGGTCCGGTGGCGAGATGCTGGCCCGGATCGTGGCCGATTCCTTCGCCGAATGGGGTGAGCGGGTGCGGGCCGCGGTCGAACAGTGCGATACCGCTGATGATCAGGTTGTCGCGTATGTGCGGGTGACACTCGAGTTGGCGGGCGCCGGTGCGCATCGGGTGGCCGTACTGGGTGGGGGTCGGCCCGGTGATCCTGCTGCGCGAGAAACGCTGGCGGGGCACCATCGTGATCTCGCCGCGCCGCTGCAGGTGGCGCTCGCCGAACGGGGCGACCCGGATCCCGAGTTGACCTCGGAGCTGGTCAACGGCGCGCTCGGACGCGCCATCGATCAACTCGATGCCGGACACCCCGTCGATCAGGTCACCCGGGGGACACTCGAATTCCTGTGCCGTGCACTGCAAATAACCGAAACACACTGA
- a CDS encoding helix-turn-helix domain-containing protein, whose protein sequence is MAKTGRDRLRELLDAVLDENNTTLGAMAADAFVSPFHFTRQFSRGIGEPPVALKRRVLLERAAWELSTGKSVTDVAFAAGYDSVEGFSRAFSAAFGHPPSLTPADERRRWLPASNGIHFHPPMSLWVTSAPKEQAVLDPTTLLIHHDIDDTRELLSMAAQLDQSQYRRVRFPGLLVESFRGPEESIATVLAHLIESKEVWLAAIDGEDIPTAADDTLPELVKRHERVAVRWLDTIRDLTRRGGWDDTLIDALCEPPQSFVIGSVIAHILSYSTHRRYLVRHWLRTELSIAGTEIGDGDPIEWLHQRGLT, encoded by the coding sequence GTGGCCAAGACCGGACGAGATCGACTACGCGAACTGCTCGACGCGGTGCTGGACGAGAACAACACCACGCTCGGTGCGATGGCGGCTGATGCCTTCGTTTCCCCGTTCCATTTCACCCGGCAGTTCTCGCGCGGTATCGGCGAGCCGCCGGTGGCGCTGAAGCGGCGAGTGCTGCTGGAGCGGGCGGCATGGGAGCTGTCGACGGGTAAGTCGGTGACCGACGTCGCGTTCGCGGCCGGGTACGACTCGGTGGAAGGTTTCAGCCGCGCGTTCAGCGCCGCCTTCGGGCATCCGCCGAGCCTGACTCCCGCGGACGAACGCCGACGGTGGTTGCCCGCGAGCAATGGCATCCACTTTCACCCGCCCATGTCGCTGTGGGTGACGAGTGCGCCGAAAGAACAGGCTGTGCTGGATCCCACGACCTTGCTGATCCATCACGATATCGACGACACCCGCGAACTCCTCAGCATGGCAGCGCAACTCGACCAATCGCAGTACCGGCGGGTGCGATTTCCGGGCCTGCTGGTGGAGTCGTTCCGGGGGCCCGAGGAATCTATCGCCACCGTGCTCGCCCATCTCATCGAGTCGAAAGAGGTGTGGCTGGCCGCGATCGACGGCGAGGACATCCCGACAGCCGCCGACGACACTCTCCCGGAATTGGTGAAACGCCATGAGCGCGTGGCGGTTCGGTGGCTGGATACCATCCGCGATCTCACCCGGCGTGGCGGGTGGGACGACACCCTGATCGATGCGCTGTGCGAGCCGCCGCAGAGCTTCGTCATCGGCAGCGTGATCGCCCACATCCTCAGCTACTCCACCCACCGCAGGTATCTCGTACGGCATTGGCTGCGAACCGAGTTATCCATCGCCGGAACCGAAATCGGAGACGGCGATCCCATCGAATGGCTACACCAGAGAGGATTGACGTGA
- the merB gene encoding organomercurial lyase — protein MRLEILQVPDCPNVTVLENRIRQAIAGEPIAVDIEHHVVTDQEQAVAADMTGSPTLLIDGRDPFAVAGSVPSLSCRLYPSADGLDGAPSVPALRAALGLAATDDPAGTSDTTSCCPPTGNESAAEALNSWRADARPADPTSHAVHQAILRSYADRGRPPTIDELSEAVAEQDVPTSAVLQELHDADVIRLDENGAIASAYPFSTAPTPHQVRIADGPVVHAMCAVDALGLAAMLDTDIEVTSSDPLTHAPITVTVRDQHLSSDPASAVVFVGGQATQGPSADTCCNYLNFFTDRSTAARWATDHPDIGGEVLDLPQAHTLGNQIFANLIESP, from the coding sequence ATGAGACTGGAGATCCTCCAAGTCCCTGACTGCCCGAATGTCACCGTCCTCGAGAACCGTATCCGGCAGGCGATCGCCGGTGAACCGATAGCTGTCGACATCGAGCACCACGTGGTGACCGATCAGGAACAAGCCGTCGCCGCGGACATGACGGGTTCGCCGACCCTGCTGATCGACGGCCGTGACCCGTTCGCGGTGGCCGGATCGGTGCCGAGCCTGTCGTGCCGGCTGTATCCATCCGCGGACGGTCTCGACGGCGCGCCCAGCGTGCCCGCGCTCCGTGCGGCCCTGGGCCTGGCCGCCACCGACGACCCCGCCGGCACCAGCGACACCACGTCGTGCTGCCCACCGACCGGAAACGAGTCCGCCGCCGAGGCACTGAATTCCTGGCGAGCAGATGCGCGGCCGGCCGACCCCACCTCGCACGCGGTGCATCAGGCGATCCTTCGCTCCTACGCCGACCGAGGCCGCCCGCCCACCATCGACGAGCTGTCGGAAGCTGTTGCGGAACAGGATGTTCCAACCTCAGCAGTGCTGCAAGAACTGCACGACGCCGATGTCATCCGCTTGGACGAGAACGGTGCGATCGCCTCGGCCTACCCGTTCTCGACAGCCCCAACTCCCCACCAGGTCCGCATCGCGGACGGTCCAGTCGTGCACGCCATGTGCGCGGTGGATGCACTCGGACTGGCAGCCATGCTCGATACAGACATCGAAGTCACCTCCAGCGACCCGCTGACCCATGCACCGATCACGGTCACCGTCCGCGACCAGCACCTGAGCTCCGACCCCGCAAGCGCCGTCGTATTCGTCGGAGGCCAAGCGACGCAAGGCCCTTCGGCCGACACCTGCTGCAACTACCTCAACTTCTTCACCGACCGTTCCACCGCGGCCCGATGGGCCACCGATCACCCCGACATCGGCGGCGAGGTTCTCGATCTGCCCCAGGCACACACTCTCGGCAACCAGATCTTCGCGAACCTGATCGAATCACCGTGA
- a CDS encoding nitroreductase family deazaflavin-dependent oxidoreductase, with product MNAFNEQVIAEFRANNGQVGGPFEGRTNMVLITTTGAKSGRPTTNPLVYVPDTDRIILIASNGGADKHPAWYHNLRANPELTVELGTETYVGKAEFLTDPEASDLYARMIDLMPVFADYRAKTTRQIPVIAIHRQPA from the coding sequence ATGAACGCATTCAACGAGCAAGTGATCGCAGAGTTCCGCGCCAACAACGGCCAGGTCGGCGGCCCCTTCGAAGGCCGCACCAACATGGTTCTGATCACCACCACCGGCGCGAAGTCCGGCCGCCCCACCACCAACCCGCTGGTCTACGTCCCCGACACCGACCGCATCATCCTCATCGCCTCCAACGGCGGCGCCGACAAACACCCCGCCTGGTACCACAACCTCCGCGCCAACCCCGAACTCACCGTCGAACTGGGCACCGAAACTTACGTCGGCAAAGCCGAATTCCTCACCGACCCCGAAGCTTCCGACCTCTATGCCCGCATGATCGACCTCATGCCCGTCTTCGCCGACTACCGAGCCAAGACCACCCGCCAAATCCCGGTAATCGCCATCCACCGCCAACCCGCATAG
- a CDS encoding helix-turn-helix transcriptional regulator translates to MLFPKRIPVPSETEGPVMPHAGLTLPLRQLGRHLRDWRQRSSMSLEDAARRLEVGATTLQRAEKGGNSRIKTYFVEKACELYGVPSEIKDGMVGLAKQAATDTNWWYKFGDLIPKDFDVYVSLEAFARKVISYQPELIPGLLQTVDYDRVLLQQVWPDASAEEWDRRGQIKAHRQNIALRKLEPVTLDVVIGEAALRRVVGGPLTMAKQLRRLIELPALHPNIRLRVLPFEAGFPGGSSMPAFVLLHFGEDSTGEPEEPPVVYLEGAVGGMYLEKDDDIEFHARSYRLMRDASLTEIDTVGLLVRMAKEYESRER, encoded by the coding sequence ATGCTTTTTCCGAAGCGGATACCAGTGCCATCCGAAACGGAAGGACCCGTCATGCCACACGCGGGCTTGACTCTGCCGCTCCGCCAACTGGGCAGACATCTGCGGGACTGGCGTCAGCGCTCTTCGATGAGTCTCGAAGATGCGGCCAGGCGGCTCGAGGTGGGGGCGACCACCCTGCAACGCGCCGAAAAAGGCGGAAACAGCCGCATAAAGACGTACTTCGTCGAGAAGGCGTGTGAGCTCTACGGAGTGCCGTCAGAGATCAAGGACGGGATGGTCGGGCTGGCGAAACAGGCCGCTACGGACACGAACTGGTGGTACAAGTTCGGTGATCTGATCCCCAAGGACTTCGATGTGTACGTGAGTCTCGAGGCTTTCGCGCGGAAGGTCATCTCGTATCAACCCGAGCTGATCCCCGGACTGCTTCAGACCGTTGACTACGATCGCGTCCTGCTGCAACAGGTCTGGCCTGATGCCTCGGCCGAGGAATGGGATCGGCGCGGACAGATCAAGGCGCATCGGCAGAACATCGCTCTGCGCAAGCTCGAGCCGGTGACCTTGGACGTCGTGATCGGTGAGGCGGCCCTGCGGCGCGTGGTCGGTGGACCGCTCACGATGGCGAAGCAACTCCGGCGGCTGATCGAACTGCCCGCACTGCATCCGAATATCCGATTGCGCGTGCTGCCTTTCGAGGCGGGCTTCCCCGGAGGCAGCTCGATGCCCGCGTTCGTGCTCTTGCACTTCGGTGAAGACTCGACAGGTGAACCCGAGGAGCCGCCGGTCGTCTACCTGGAGGGCGCGGTTGGCGGCATGTATCTGGAAAAGGATGACGATATCGAGTTCCATGCTCGGTCATACCGGCTGATGCGAGACGCTAGCCTCACGGAGATCGATACCGTCGGCCTTCTTGTTCGGATGGCAAAGGAGTACGAGAGTCGTGAAAGATGA
- a CDS encoding serine hydrolase translates to MRLEGVGGHGSVHSRSPGRAGTNSSSRVGIDAAACRRLQRETGSDVRVSRRHGEQDRSNRASRHRRRPDTRSGRRHRRSRPWNLQPCLRFRRRRHRTGASVSDHYRVGSITKTFTATAVLRLADDGKLSLEDRLSRYVEGVPYGDTITIRDLLGMRGGVYDFAADPEFAPQVRVPAPDRSWTTDDTLRVIRTHADKAQPPNTRTAYSNSEYYLLGLVLERATGRPVGEVINGLARDYGLDARYPNDTTVPTPESRGYAYAADVLTDVTTRTSPAVWGAAGAMTSTVTDLAAYAPVLTQGKFLQPETLRERTTFTAGTDAGTPMDYGLGLMRSGMWLGHTGAVLGDTAVTLYLPDRKISVAVVANQYEPSYKNLLPISALSIWQDIVVRLYPETVPWLTAPPSTSDPKVPSPAELTDQLRNTLDPTIPAAGKQLRASGDDKDPELTTKLARAYTGATVTVDKTTDHGDRIMYATARIAVAQKTVPMIIGFQARDGGWQLSNAWSCQQLALAGENSPACS, encoded by the coding sequence GTGCGTTTGGAGGGGGTTGGGGGACATGGCTCGGTACATTCACGTTCGCCGGGGCGGGCGGGCACGAACAGTAGTAGCCGCGTTGGTATCGACGCTGCTGCTTGTCGGCGGCTGCAGCGCGAAACCGGTTCGGACGTCCGCGTTTCCCGCCGACATGGCGAGCAAGATCGATCAAATCGTGCAAGCCGACATCGACGCCGGCCTGATACCCGCAGCGGCCGTCGCCATCGTCGATCCCGACCGTGGAACCTTCAGCCATGCCTACGGTTTCGCAGACGTCGCCACCGGACGGGGGCCTCGGTGAGTGATCACTATCGGGTTGGCAGCATCACCAAGACGTTCACCGCGACCGCGGTGCTCCGCCTGGCCGATGACGGCAAGTTGTCCCTCGAAGATCGGTTGAGCCGGTACGTCGAGGGCGTTCCGTACGGGGACACCATCACGATCCGCGATCTGCTCGGGATGCGCGGCGGAGTCTACGATTTCGCCGCCGATCCCGAATTCGCGCCTCAGGTGCGGGTGCCCGCTCCTGATCGCAGCTGGACGACCGACGACACGCTCCGCGTGATCAGGACACACGCGGACAAAGCACAGCCGCCGAATACCCGCACCGCGTACTCGAATTCGGAGTACTACCTACTGGGCCTGGTGCTGGAACGTGCCACAGGACGCCCGGTAGGCGAGGTGATCAACGGGCTCGCGCGAGACTACGGTTTGGATGCGCGCTATCCGAACGACACGACGGTGCCCACACCGGAAAGCCGGGGATATGCCTACGCCGCGGATGTTCTGACCGACGTCACCACACGAACCTCGCCGGCGGTCTGGGGTGCGGCCGGTGCGATGACTTCCACCGTGACCGATCTCGCCGCCTATGCGCCGGTATTGACCCAGGGAAAGTTCCTGCAGCCGGAAACTCTGCGCGAGCGAACAACTTTCACTGCGGGCACCGACGCTGGCACGCCGATGGACTACGGCCTGGGCCTGATGCGGTCGGGCATGTGGCTGGGGCACACCGGTGCGGTGCTCGGAGACACAGCGGTCACCCTGTACCTGCCCGATCGCAAGATCAGCGTCGCTGTCGTCGCCAACCAATACGAACCGTCTTACAAGAATCTGCTGCCGATCAGCGCCTTGTCCATCTGGCAGGACATCGTGGTTCGGCTGTATCCGGAAACGGTTCCTTGGCTCACCGCCCCACCGTCGACATCGGACCCGAAGGTCCCTTCACCGGCGGAGCTGACCGACCAGCTCCGCAACACCTTGGACCCGACGATTCCTGCCGCCGGCAAACAGCTACGGGCCTCCGGTGACGACAAAGACCCGGAGTTGACCACCAAGCTCGCACGCGCCTATACGGGTGCAACGGTCACCGTCGACAAGACGACCGACCACGGCGACCGAATCATGTATGCCACCGCACGCATAGCCGTCGCTCAGAAGACAGTGCCGATGATCATCGGATTCCAGGCCAGGGACGGCGGCTGGCAACTGAGCAATGCGTGGTCGTGCCAGCAACTCGCACTCGCCGGCGAAAACTCACCCGCGTGCTCCTGA
- a CDS encoding MerR family DNA-binding protein, which translates to MGMRSGELAAQAGVNAQTLRYYERRGLLTPPPRSPSGYRSYPDEAVTSVRFIKRAQDLGFSLDEIEELLDLADGGPEDCDSARALTRNRVAQLAERIADLQRMQQSLTELIATCQRPREQRSCPILTSLQEGEHP; encoded by the coding sequence ATGGGTATGCGATCCGGTGAGCTGGCCGCCCAGGCGGGTGTGAACGCTCAGACGCTGCGCTACTACGAGCGCCGCGGACTGTTGACCCCACCGCCGCGTTCCCCGTCGGGGTATCGCAGCTACCCCGACGAGGCGGTCACCAGCGTGCGGTTCATCAAACGCGCCCAGGATCTGGGTTTCAGCCTCGATGAGATCGAGGAATTGCTCGACCTGGCCGATGGCGGACCCGAGGACTGCGACTCGGCGCGAGCCTTGACACGAAACCGAGTGGCGCAATTGGCGGAACGAATCGCGGACCTGCAACGAATGCAGCAGTCGCTGACCGAACTCATCGCGACCTGCCAACGCCCGCGAGAACAGCGCAGCTGCCCGATCCTGACCTCCCTCCAGGAAGGTGAACACCCATGA
- a CDS encoding SDR family oxidoreductase encodes MTTPKTVLITGTSSGIGLATAIAAARAGWTTVATMRDLSKAENLLEAAAEHGVTDRIQVKRLDVVDPASIASCLDEVIAEHGRLDALVNNAGAGQFGTVELTSLDDFRNAMEVNYFGVVAATRAALPHLRAAQGRVITVTSVGGVVGQPFNEAYCAAKFAVEGFMESLAPVAATVGVDVTVIEPGAVASDFIANVGLDVPALLAAAGPYAPALEAYIARTRDIFTNAQTPAEAVTAIIDALTGDHPPFRVQTSDWARDFAATTLADLDGSAVQTLTNTWVR; translated from the coding sequence ATGACCACCCCGAAAACAGTCCTCATCACCGGCACGTCCTCCGGTATCGGCCTGGCCACCGCCATCGCCGCCGCCCGGGCCGGTTGGACGACCGTCGCCACGATGCGTGACCTGAGCAAGGCCGAGAACCTGCTCGAAGCCGCCGCCGAGCACGGCGTCACCGACCGCATCCAGGTCAAGCGCCTCGACGTAGTCGACCCCGCGAGCATCGCGTCCTGCCTGGACGAGGTGATTGCCGAGCACGGCCGCCTCGACGCGCTGGTCAACAACGCCGGAGCCGGCCAGTTCGGCACCGTCGAACTGACCAGCCTCGACGACTTCCGCAACGCGATGGAGGTCAACTACTTCGGCGTCGTCGCCGCCACCCGCGCCGCCCTGCCCCACCTGCGCGCCGCCCAGGGCCGGGTGATCACCGTGACCAGCGTCGGCGGCGTCGTCGGCCAGCCCTTCAACGAGGCCTACTGCGCGGCCAAGTTCGCCGTCGAGGGCTTCATGGAGTCCCTCGCCCCGGTCGCGGCGACCGTCGGCGTCGATGTCACCGTGATCGAACCGGGCGCGGTCGCGAGCGATTTCATCGCCAACGTCGGCCTGGATGTGCCCGCTCTGCTCGCCGCCGCCGGGCCCTACGCCCCCGCCCTCGAGGCCTACATCGCCCGCACCCGCGACATCTTCACCAACGCCCAGACCCCGGCCGAAGCCGTCACTGCGATCATCGACGCCCTGACCGGCGACCACCCGCCCTTCCGCGTCCAGACCTCGGACTGGGCCCGCGACTTCGCCGCCACCACGCTCGCCGACCTCGACGGCTCCGCCGTCCAGACCCTCACCAACACCTGGGTCCGCTGA
- a CDS encoding antibiotic biosynthesis monooxygenase, translated as MFVVINELFVTDENRTVFERNFAASMHGTLPGVSGLRGARLLQPAEPGRGYLSVLEFDDAQAYSEFLESEAFRAAHHWPDHAPIDGNRLTTYEVLTDVAARSGRF; from the coding sequence ATGTTCGTCGTCATCAATGAACTCTTCGTCACCGACGAGAACCGCACCGTCTTCGAGCGGAACTTCGCGGCCAGCATGCACGGCACCCTGCCGGGCGTCAGCGGGCTCCGGGGCGCCCGCCTGCTGCAACCCGCGGAGCCCGGCCGCGGCTACCTGTCGGTCCTGGAATTCGATGACGCGCAAGCATATTCCGAGTTCCTCGAGTCGGAGGCGTTCCGGGCCGCCCACCACTGGCCCGACCACGCGCCCATCGACGGCAACCGGCTCACCACCTACGAGGTGCTCACCGACGTCGCAGCCCGATCGGGTCGCTTCTGA